A stretch of Streptococcus chenjunshii DNA encodes these proteins:
- a CDS encoding putative holin-like toxin, giving the protein MSIYEALQLILTFGSFVVAFVSLVVAIVYLDNKK; this is encoded by the coding sequence ATGTCGATTTATGAGGCATTGCAGCTAATTTTAACATTTGGCAGCTTTGTTGTTGCTTTTGTTAGTTTAGTTGTTGCTATTGTATATTTAGACAATAAAAAATAA